accgatgagattttgcaaattttatgcgttttattgtttaaaaaagttctcaagctcttaaaaaatcaccctttaattcTAAGATCTTTtgcataaataattttttttttcgatttcggaaattcatggtgattttcaagatcgaaaattttcaaactttgaccGCCAGgtggcaccccttacccatatccgatttagctcaaattttgcatagggacTTTTCTTGAGGTGCCTAAACTGCTGAACACTgctgctttacgaaattagagatgacctcTAAATATTGGTACACTAATGATCATGCTCTGTTAGAAGcaacattgaaaaaatggtttaaaCGGTTCGGaagtaataattttaatatggGAAAGGGAGAACGGGAAGGATCatcaaaaaatctgttttaagccACCTaggggtgtaatgatgcctttctcatatcaatataATTATCATATAAAGtactgtggtatttttcaaaataattttcttcgattcttgaaagaataactgaaatcagtttgtttgaccatctactgataaaaactatgaatttgagaagatttgaggtcgatttggaaaatttactacggcttttcgcccttttcagtggtggtataaaatttttgacatattttaccctatatttccggatccggaagtcggacccggatgaaattcaggaattccatctatgagaaaagttagaaaacatattttgcattttttttgcacattttatcccataactccggaaccgaaaatcagcTCTAAATGAagctcaggaatttagtatgggacctaaagagctttcatttgaatctaagtttgtgaaaaacggttcagtcatctctgagaaaagttagtgcaaaaaaacgttacatacacacaaacacacacacacacacacaaacacacacacacacacacacacacacacacacacacacacacacacacacacacacaaatatacacacacagacattttgcgtactcgacgagctgagtcgaatggtatatgacactcggccctccgggcctcggttcaaaagtcggttttcacagtgattgcataacttttctatatgagaaaggcaaaaagtataacaaacaatttctgaccgtttcaaaacttgaaaaaagttcaacgggtgccaaatgaattgaatgaaagacaGATGGAAAACACTTCTGAAATCAAGCTTCAGAAACACGAAAGATATTTAGTTTTGCTACTGGCGATGAAAAATGGAGTCCTAAATGGCAATAAATAACTAGGAGAGGCGAGAGATATGAAATGAAGTGACGGATAGGTACTCGAGattgaattagttttaaatttagaACTGAACAGCTAGCTTAGGCAGGCTCATAAGAGCATGATCAGAAGAAGGAATAGAATTCTAGATTAGATTCTACTTCTAGAATTACTACTAAAATTAATACTAAACGCTAcagatgaaaacaaataatatgGTATTGCTGATCACTAGGTGCGAAACTTATCTGTTACTGTTCAGTAGGCAAGGAGCACATTTCATTCTAAAAATTTGAACCGGATTGAAATTTATGTTCTATTTTTGAAACGTTAGCAATATTCTACTACTTTAAGTACTCCACGGCAAAAAGCAACAGGTTCAATTGAACTGTTTCTGATTTTGCACGAAATCTTATAAGAATTCCATTCAATTGATCaggagattttgatttttgaaatctgACGCATTGCATTCGCTATCTGTTCGAAAAAGGTCCTTGAATCTGTAAGTATATTTTTGATCACTAAGTTCAAAACTTATCTGCTTCTGTTCAGAAAAGTACATAAGAAatacatttcatttttttgaaatttgtctTCTATTATTGAAGTTAAGTTGAGTTAAGTTCTCAACGGCAAAAATCTAAAGGTTCAATCGAACTGTTTCTGATTTTGCAAGAAATCTTAGGAAAAATCTGATGTAATCGAATACTGAAATGAGAAATTCGGATCATTGAGACAAAATAACATCCTTCTGGGAAAAAAGCTAGAAATCCATTTAGCATCAAAGGAAAGTCAGAATTGACTGGACACAAGTGGAAACCaaaacagtgtttttttttcaaaattgctgAAGATGTGTCCGATCGATTAGTGAAAAATTAGGAAATTCCATTCCATTAGATCATGAGATTTTGACTTTTGAAATCTGACGCATTGCATTCGCTATCCTTTCGAAAGTGCTCCTTGAATTTGTAAATGTTTTCTGATCGCTAAGTGCAAAACTAATAAGGAGAACTTTTTATTTCCAAACGTTAGACGCGAAATTTGTCTTCTATTATTGAAACGTTAGCAATATTCTACTACCTGATTGATAGATGAATATTTTCGACGGTTTATCGTTTTCGAACCCATGGttctcaattttacattttgttgTTCCCCAGCAATACTCAAGTGTGGTTTAACATCATAATTCCGCTCAAACTGGGCTAAATAGTTTTGTTCTATCGAATGGTGACTAAAACCAAAGTTTTAGTACACATCATGTACTAAAAACTTGTACGACCTTTTTATCAAAGACGATCGGCATTTGAAGCGTAGGAATTCAGTGCCTAGTTAGACACCGCCTCCCGTGGTTAGAACCGTGAATTTTTGTGGAAACCTTTGGTCATGGTGGACCAGTAGTCCAGAATAACTTTAGACCCTGGAgctagattttgaagacgaactTTTAAAAGTTCATTCCATTCCTGAGCGCAAATATTAGGGTGCTGAGGAATCGTTGAGCGCTGTGTTAACAAATTTTTTGGTTTGTAAAATGTTAGTGACCAGTATAACGTAGACGTTGACGCATCTCCCGCACTACAACTCGAACCGAGCCCCTTTCCGAAGACTACTAATGCACTACTGACTGATGATGTCGTGATATGACTTCtgtacaaaaacaaacaaaaaaaccgaCGTGAGAAACCATCCGAGAGCCACCGAAAATCGTAAATACAACAGATCAGTTCAACAGATAGTAGATGATAGAAGTTAGGGAAGTGATGAAGAGGAATAGTCCAGATAGTGTCAAACGTCTACGTCTACGTTCCGTATTTCTCCGTCTACCTAGAGATGAGATTGAGAACCCCCGGGCGGCCCtgctttttcttcttctgggGGTTTTTAGTCTTCGACGAACCAGTTCGGGAGTTCGACGGCCGAAGAAGGGAAACAACTCACCTATCGAGATCCCGCGAGCGGCTTCCGCCCAGATTCTCCCGGGAACGGGATCGGCTCGGTGGCGGTGCATCCATCGTTTCCTTGCGCTTCAGTGCACTGTGGTGTGAACTGTTGCTGTTGTGACCCTTGGAGGCGGACTCGTGCAGGTTCTCCCAGGCTTGCCGGTAGTACCGGTTCAGCCCGTTGCGCGACTCGGAGCTGGAGCTGGAGAACGAGGCGACCGTGTTGCAGTCCGGCGAGGCCCGGTGCCGGTAGTGCTGGTTACCCTGTTGGTTTCTGCAATGGTACGAGGAGAGACGGTTTTTTGTGGTTGTTGTTGGTTGTTGGTTCGATATACGAAAGAGCTGTTTCGGACAGGGGGAGGAAGTCGTACAGCAGAGGGCTTTGCTAGGAAGGCGGGGGAAACGCTAGAAGACTCTATTTAAGGCTGTGTTCTTTGAGACTCATCTGACGGGGCTGTTCGCTTTGTTACACTAGAGTTTaggtgtttcttttttttagttGTAAGGTAAAGATGgatagacagacagacagacagacagaaggAGTGAGTAGTGTGTAATAGGGCTGTACTAGAGCCACTCCATGTTTGTCTAGTACGACCATATCCACGTGGAAGTAAAGGAagaagtagtagtagtagtagttcaATGATAGGTTAGATGTTCCGGTGCAGTGTTTGAAACCTGTTCTGTTCATAGGGGGAGGGTCATAGTGACTACAGCTACGGACTACAACTACCTACAAGTGACCGGATGGGCTAGATGGGGTGGATGAGTAGGTGCAGGTTTTAGTAAGAGGTACTACAAAAAGCAAAAGAAAAAATTCTGGGTTAGGCACAGTACGGAAAGTTAGTGCGGTTAGCACACTCTAGGTGGATAGTTGttctaaaaaacaaaatatggacTAGCGGTAGGTTCTTACATTGTATGGTTACGAATTTGTACGTTAGTATTGGTATGGTTATGGCACGTCGTTTTGACAAAAAGGTAGTGTTTGTAATAGTAGTAATGGCGTCGGTAGTAGCGAGCGCAGATGCAGGTTGACGGACTATCCGAACGACCGACCGAACTGCTAGAGAGACAGTGCTTCTCCAGTGGTTGGGCTCTACGCCTTGCAGCAGTCGTCGCGTCGATCATAGGGAAGCCTGCGGATCGTCTTCATTGCAGTAGTAGTCGTCAACGTTCGGCGGTCGACGGAACAGTGTAGACGTGGGTACGCTACTGATATCACTGTCAAGACTGGTAAACAACCGCGGCTGCTGATGATGGTGGATGTGATTAGCGGATGACGATGATGGTGGTTTCGTCCTCGCGGTGAACACTGGAGTGGAAGCTTGGAGCTTGGAGTTGGACCGGAACAACCGCCCGAACAGTTTCGAAGGATTTTCGGCCGGTCGGCGGTGTTGGGTTGTTCGCTGTGGCGGTTGCTGTTGTAACTGGGCCTGCTGACGACGTCCATAGGCCGACGTTCCGAGAATATCCCGGCGGCCGACGGTTTGATCTGGAAACGGTAGTGCCAATACAGTATACCAACGCGAGGGCACCTGAGAATCCGTGGTTGGTGGTGGTCGACCACCTGCCGATGATGATGGTGGATGATGCGGTTTCGGTCGGCCTTTCGGTGGTACTTTGGGGGCCATGACGGTCGGTGCCGATACCGCAACCGTACCGTTGTTATTGTAATCCCGGATGGTGGGCTTATCGGAAAAATAGTACCGAGTTGATTTGGCGGGAGCATTTGCGGTGGCAGCAGTAGTAATAGAAGTATTAGCTTTAGCAGTAGTAGCAGTAGTAGATTTGACAGTAGAAGCCGTAGCATTCGGAGGGAAGAGCCGGCGAGCTGCGGGTCGTAGCGAACCGGGTCGTGGCAGGTAGCAGCGCATCGGGATGCTACCTGGACCGGTTAGGTCATCCGATGGTGAACTGCTGATGGACAGATGGATGGGTTTTTGGGGGGCGAATAGGTCGGTAAAATAGGCATTAATTGAAatggtcgatttttttttttactctctTTCTCTTCTCTTTGGTAGATAGAAGAATCACCTACTTTTCGATTCTCTGGCATGTCGAGCAGAGTTGTAGGAAATGGGTTTGTGGaaaagtaaacagtaaacagaaaGGTGCCAAATAACAGCTAGAAtaaacagagagagagagagagagagagagagatagtagGAGATAGCACAGTCCATAATAgtagtggtggtggtggtggtgttgaTGAAATCTCTCGTGACTTGTAACCGTGCActttttctttcgttttttttcattgttgttGTTGAAGTCGACATCATCTAATTCTCATCTGTTTTTTTTCAGGCTCACTCTCTAGGAGTAGGAGAATGTATTCTTCTTGTGTGCCCTCGCCGTTGAATATAGCGTATTCATTCTACCCACAGATGGTTGAAGTTGttgcagttgttgttgttgttgttgttcggtTGACAGTTgcgtgatatttttttttttggttgtgatggtggtggttgtggtggtggtggttttGGTGGTTTTTGTGGAACACAAAAGAAAATACGGGAAGAAGGTGGAAAAGGGCAATTTAATGGTTTTGTTTTCTACGATTGTCACTTTTCACGTTTAGAACGAATGATTGGTGATGGTTGGTAATGATTGGGTGGTTGTGGTGTGATTTGTTTTgctattgttttttttgttcagcAGAGCAAAAAGAAGATTGAAATAGAGTTGGGAAAGAAAAGTTGATAGCACAAATAGAAGCGTCGTGATGTATGATGCGGATATGTGTGCGAGGTTGTTCTCGTGCTCTCTGTTTTCGTGCTCGGAGCATTGGTTGACTGAGACCCGACTGAGGCGGTTgtgattgtgtgtgtgtgtgcgtaagtTTGCTGATTTGCCACACAAACACAGTCGACCTGGCTTAAAAACTACGGATATAccataacaaacaaaaaaagggGTGGCGAAGTTGGAGCGGCCGTTTTTTTTCAGAGCCCTGCAGGGTTTCTTAGGGATAGGAGATTACACATGCAAGATTCAGTAACTGCAACCACGGAAGTACAGAGATGTGAGAAATGGATAGCTAGCATGATGTTTAAAGATAGGATaaagcatttgtttttttttgttgtggttTCAAAACGGTAAGCATCTAAACTCGGGTGTTGGTGTGTGCGTGTGCGTCTTCGGAACGGGTTCTCTTTCGGACTATCTCTTGTTTCTTTCACAAATGGGTCTGGATGAGTCTGGCTCCGTACGATGGACAGAGTTAGAGGATGGTGGtaatgtgtgtgtgagtgttggTGCGCgtggtttgtttagtttttggtcAGTCACAGTTGATAAACAAGCAAATCACCTTCGCACTACGATCACAATAGTGGTAATGACGGCAGCTAGGAAGACGAAGCCACCGAAGGCTCCGAGCGCGACTATGGCTCCGAGATTGAGTCGGGCATTTTTGGCCTCTTTACGATCGCCGGAACCAGCGCCCAGATTTGAGTTGCCCCCGATGCCACCGTAGGTACCGCCGGTACTCTCGCCGTCCGAGTTATCTACGGCGAACGGTACGTTCACCTTCGGAGACTGATCTTGCCGGATGTTGACCGATCCAGCGATTTCGTTGTCCTGCGGGTGCTGGGACAGAATAATGTCCTGCGGATTGCGTGACGTGGTTGTATGTTGCCGTGTACTGGTCGTGGTTGGTCGTGTCTGTGGTGGTGGTGTTTGTGTAGTGGTAGTTGTTGTGGTTGTGGTTGACGGTTCGTAGTATGACGGTTTCACCCGTATTGGAGGTACGTGCTGCACGCTTGGATTCTTTGGTATGTTGTTCTGATTTTGCCCCGGACGGTACGGTTTCCGTGACGGGCTTTCTTCCCGCACGATTCCCGGGCGGACTTCTAGAGGTGGGAGAGAGTAATCCTCGTTAGTACCGATGTAGAATCCGTCTAAACCATCGCTATCGTTACCGTCGTCGATCTCAATGCTGAACAGTGGTGTCTGAGTCGTTGAACTGCTGGTCGTAAATCGAGTCACTGGTCTGGTCGGTTTGCGTGATTGTGGCCGCTTCTGTGTGTACTGCGTTGCCGGAACCGCAGTGGTCGACAGGATCACAACCGGCGGTGGTGGACGAGTCGTCGCCGGAGCGGCCGTCGTAGACGGAATTCTACTGGTGGGATCTTCAACGCATTTCGGGAACAAATTACTCCACTGTCCGGTGGAAGTACAGAAGATTTCGGTGTCCGGACTTTCCGGAATGAAACCACGATTGCACACGATCTCGGCACGGGATCCAAATACGGTAGCGTTCGGAGTTATGACCACACCGTTCGGGAACAGTGTCGGCAAGGGTTCGCATTCAATCAATTCGCACCGCGGCGGTGGTCCGTTCCAGCGTTCATCAATATCGCAGGTCAGTAGCGCCCTGCCAATCATTTCATAGCCTTCGTTACACTTGTAGTGAACAGAGCTAAGATATCCAACGGTACCATTGATAAGGTCATAACCTCCGTGCGGTATCGAGGCCGGTAGTCCACATTCAATATCTAAAacaacaaacgaaaaaaaaaacagaattcaTTAATCAGTTAACGGACAAAGAAACTCAAACACCCTACATTTGCAAACCGGAGGAAATTCATTGTAGAAACCAGTTTCCAGACAAGTTCTCTGCGATGGTCCAACCAGCAGATGACCTTCGTCGCAGCTGTATTCTACGAATGCACCAACGTCGAATCCCTTCGGTGCCACCATCGTCGAGTTCGGTGGTTGTTCTGGGCGACCGCACGCCTTAGGTTCTGCGAATAGACATAGAAATGAAAACTTTTCCCCCTAGGGAAAACCCTAACACCAGTGGCACACTCACGATGCTGGCAGATAAAGTTCAGCTGTGTGTTACAGTTGGTGTCACTCCACAGCCATCCCTTGGATCCGTCGTACCGGGCACAGTCCTCGTCACCGCCGGGAAGATTCCAGAACGATACCGACACCTCGTCGCCGCCGATCCACTTCCAGGTGTTTCGGTCTTGGGTGTCGCGAACCGCCCCCATCCAGTACTGGGACGAGGTATCGCTGCGGTGTCTTCGCCACAGTTCCCAGCTGATGAAACCCTGCAGTGCCGGATTACTTTCGTTGATCAACGTTCCACCCCGGGAACGGCAGAAGGCCAGAGCATCCCGCAGCGAAGCCGGTTGCCGGTTGTAGAAGATGTAGCACTTGCCGTTGTAGGAAGCCGACGCTCCCGGTGGCATATCCCGGAAGGCTGGACATCGCTCGATCGGTAGAGCCTGATCGGTATAAACGAAGGCCTCACAGATCGACAGCTGACTGGGGACGTTCGTTTCCAGGTGAACCGACACGAATGCACCCGGCATCGGTGGATTACACGGCAGGAACAGGGGTTGACCTTCCTCCAGGGAACCGGTGAAGCGGTTGCAGATTGGATTGGTTCCCAGATCGGGTCGGTTGTTTCCGACGCGAACCACAATCGTGGCCGGTTTTCCATTGCCTGTGAAGGGAGAAGTTGTCATTAGTCATGCCGTTTTTTCTGGTTATATAAAGCGGCTCGCACAACAATGCCTCACGGAATTCTTCCCCACCGATGATAACTCATAGACCGCGAGCTTACGTCATGAAACATCAAAATCTCGCGACTAGACCGAGAAAGAGTGCAGCATCACGGTGCTATATAATAGCAAACCGAGCGCGCGCGTAGCGGACGatcgtttttttctgtttgtttcCGCAAAACGCGCGCCCCGACTGTGTGCCTGCTAGAGAAAAGAAGTAAGTGCTTCCATCCCAACAACTCGCCGCTTTCACTTTCTATTTGTATTCGTAGTTGctgttgttatttttattttcatttcttcgCAACGTTCGTGCGCAATGTCCGCGTTCCAAACGGAAACCGAAACCTCGTAATCGCATCGCAGTAGGCACAGGTCAGTTGCCGTTGGAAATGCGAAACCCTGCGCGCGAGAGTGAAAAACATCGAACGGCCTGTGGCGGAGGCCTACTAGATTAGAACAGGGTTCGTCGTTCGCGGTGCTGAAATTCCGTTCGAATATCGAGAACCCCCTTCACGGGTTCGTCGTGGGGTCGGTCGGTGGGAAATTTTCCGGTGAACCCATTTTACAAGCAACACCGACGtcggtttgtttgtttttttttttatttctagtaGGAAACTATTAGAGCGTGTCATTTTACCCTTTCTTCGGTGGAATTGTTCGGCAAtgactttttgttttgcttcgaTGCAAAAAGGGAAAACGAAAGACAAAGCTAACAGGTGCAATCATTAATCATCAAATTTATCATTGAAGCTAAAATTTAGCATTTGCTGGAAAGTTCAATATTACTGTCTATACAATACTGTTGATAGTGTAACGGAAATTTCACCTGATTGATGGAAATATTGTTAGGAAATCAAAATTTAACGTGATCATTTCATAAGATTACacaaaccaatgagagtttcgcTTTGTTAACTTATTCTTCAGTTACTAACTCCTTGATTTTCACGTTTACTTGCAAAATATTTATGTACAATGAAAGtgaatatttccattttttctgattcTGCGGTTGAAAATATATTCCTGATCAAAAACACGAAGGCAAGCACATTTTGGAAGCGTATTTGGCCTTGCTGCACAGTGGATCGGAACTGAATAaatacggtcaaaagtctgtactgactttcactgatttttaggaGCTTAGGCGCCTTAAAAAGAAGCGTTATAACATCTTGTGAAACTTGTTACAAGATGTTATAACGCttctttttaaataaaaacttttattttccttAAGGTGGTATAACCAATTTGGAAAAGAGACCTAGGCGATAAAGATTGATCCAACgaaaagaaatttaaaaaaaactgttcttcAAGTAAAgagaatatattttgaaaaatacaatttttacattttacataggaaaaaaaaactcaaaatatgTGTATGTTGAAAATTAAATAGAAAAAAGAATTCTTTTAGAAAAGATAACAATTTTTTACTTCAAATTCACGTTCCTCCCGAACGGGAAGTGTTATCTCTAATCCAATTTCGCCTGATCGGTGGCCACACTGCAGCTTTCAGATGAGCCCAAGTTTGGCCAAATTAGTTGAATCatgtctgaaaaaattgagcagaTCGGAAAAAGTACGGTTTGTCGGCTATGTCCCACAttcgattatatctccggacaCCAGAAGTGTCCGCCAATTGCCTTTTGGAACTCAATCAATGACCTAAGGATAACTTTCAATTGAGGTCAGGATTTTaggaatcggtttagtcatctccgagtaaaaaagcaaagccttggtattacattcctgtagtggaatttgaccttctgtttcaacagacttggcCTAGAATTTTCCAAGAAATTTAAGCGGATAGTGCGGATTCTATTACACCGAAGTCATTTTTTACGCGGGGTCCACATACCGCACAAAAAcataccgcataactttgaaaatccgcgTTCAAAAACCTGGTAACATCGCAAGCAAAACCGCAAAACTATGGagaaaaatctttaaaactaAAATTGATTTTTACCCCAAATTTACAAAGGAGTAATTTTAATAGTTGATTAGATaatatttagagccattagaatgactgattttgtataatgttccccatcgttgtccacttttcgttttatttttctcCGATGCAacagaccagcagctggatgacgcattcgctcttgtttgaagcgaaactcacacgtccaacagcagataagctcacagaaaaaaaaactagggtaacggctccctatttcatcttagctcctaattccatctcatcccttcacctcataattttgaacatgaatcatatctttcaacgtacctgaaccaaactgggaAATAGTTTAAAATTTCCATTGAGGTTTTTGTCACACTTTTGGATTAAAAACAGCGTTTTAAATCTTTCAGTAATCGATTTTTTCCATTAGAAAAGGAACTATATTTTGTATTTAGGAAATATTTTCGTCTCAAGtgttacagttcgtcatgtttctagatatttactaattgattcgtctcaaaacttgatcactatttcacattattaaaccactattcaatgttggattacttcataattagtaatgtttacttttcacttgtttaatcaacgattGAAAACTTCTCAAATTACCCGATAAGCGAataaaaatcttgaaaaatatgagatgaacatTTGCACTTAATTTACTTGATTGCCCTTTGTTTtcgtctcatttcgtatcgcaagattgccaagttttctcataatgttatgaaaagagattttatattttgaacctgagagcagTACtgcaaaacttcattcaattcaattgatatCGAATGTGtcgatcactctactgcagtaaacttcacattctagcACACTATCTTCGCTGTCGCAGCAAAGAGAGGCATCATCATCCCATCCttatgaacatgaacttagcgaggcacctctcgccgatgaaaataggtgaataatttgttgctaattagttacagtaattttgaatttgttgctcaatttttttgagtacttcgctaagttcatatgaagttagcaaagcccgtttccaaatatgcttcaaaacaaatcgaaacccagtgaataatttgttgctaatttgttgctaattagttacgataattctgaatttgttacttaattattttttaattttgttgagtacttcgctaagttcatatgaagttagcaaagcccccttccaaatatgcttcaaaacaaatcgtagcccagtgaataatttgttgttaatttgttgctaattagttacgataattctgaatttgttacttaattatttttttattttttgagttcttcgctaagttcatatgatgtTAGCAAAgcccccttccaaatatgcttcaaaacaaatcgtagcccagtgaataatttgttgctaattagttacgataattttttgttttggacAAACTTGGAAGGGGGGCTtcactaacttcatatgaacttagcgaagtactcagaaaaaaaaagagcaacaaattcaaaattatcgtaactaattagcaacaaattattcacctatttgcgttgtcatcggcgagaggtgccacgctaagttcatgctcatcccatccttcattcgtttctctttcgtTTCGAAACTCAGTTCAACCAGCTccagtttatctcttgaagtaacaaaatatctcttacaattcaatgaaagagcggccttcaagttcgtttcatgtaaacattcgaattgattcaagataatggatgaaggGTAAACCAGTCAttataactgaaatatcaattacaaaataaacatgaatCACTTattccctctttcagttttcatttttaatatttcgatctcaatacatttcacaCAGTCGAAATTATCGAGTTTAATTggctggtgataattgaaaactgaaatgagaaccgccaccctctattCATCATTATGGTCTGAGAaagttttgtgttatcgagttgatgttcattcgcacttgctcactacccacagtgaagacaatgaaactggtagactacttggtactacaaactgagcaagcagaacttcaagtgactaggtacggttgttcaattgacgatgaattctgggagcttcaatgAATCAGAAGGGATATGTTGACATTcaaaggccataaatttcattttcatctaatagtattcgattgaaatgaagttttaccgcactgcctgatagtgtaatagtgcagtatttttttattgctatcgcaatttttaattaataggatgaatataagatcaacg
This genomic window from Malaya genurostris strain Urasoe2022 chromosome 1, Malgen_1.1, whole genome shotgun sequence contains:
- the LOC131426449 gene encoding uncharacterized protein LOC131426449 isoform X3, whose protein sequence is MTRRKYACQQLLLLMLLVLTGIVTHAQDAEEEQPTASPQVSPDGGGSCKFPGAPAHSTVQFTDDALPNGAVASYSCERGFELLGPSRRVCDNGQWIPEGIPFCVLNVAAGKAPMQISTDASGIPQKAIDGSTSAFFSPETCSLTKPERVPWWYVNLLEPYMVQLVRLDFGKSCCGNGKPATIVVRVGNNRPDLGTNPICNRFTGSLEEGQPLFLPCNPPMPGAFVSVHLETNVPSQLSICEAFVYTDQALPIERCPAFRDMPPGASASYNGKCYIFYNRQPASLRDALAFCRSRGGTLINESNPALQGFISWELWRRHRSDTSSQYWMGAVRDTQDRNTWKWIGGDEVSVSFWNLPGGDEDCARYDGSKGWLWSDTNCNTQLNFICQHQPKACGRPEQPPNSTMVAPKGFDVGAFVEYSCDEGHLLVGPSQRTCLETGFYNEFPPVCKYIECGLPASIPHGGYDLINGTVGYLSSVHYKCNEGYEMIGRALLTCDIDERWNGPPPRCELIECEPLPTLFPNGVVITPNATVFGSRAEIVCNRGFIPESPDTEIFCTSTGQWSNLFPKCVEDPTSRIPSTTAAPATTRPPPPVVILSTTAVPATQYTQKRPQSRKPTRPVTRFTTSSSTTQTPLFSIEIDDEVRPGIVREESPSRKPYRPGQNQNNIPKNPSVQHVPPIRVKPSYYEPSTTTTTTTTTQTPPPQTRPTTTSTRQHTTTSRNPQDIILSQHPQDNEIAGSVNIRQDQSPKVNVPFAVDNSDGESTGGTYGGIGGNSNLGAGSGDRKEAKNARLNLGAIVALGAFGGFVFLAAVITTIVIVVRRNQQGNQHYRHRASPDCNTVASFSSSSSESRNGLNRYYRQAWENLHESASKGHNSNSSHHSALKRKETMDAPPPSRSRSRENLGGSRSRDLDRFFIDRSRENLSSNRNRDYPRDSMAVRDGSEMVVSDVCVKGEKKRHHHHHHKSSHREGGGRNGPADGDRSRNSHRDSSSDFREPNIMGSGNGNGRRGDHRHY
- the LOC131426449 gene encoding uncharacterized protein LOC131426449 isoform X5, with the translated sequence MTRRKYACQQLLLLMLLVLTGIVTHAQDAEEEQPTASPQVSPDGGGSCKFPGAPAHSTVQFTDDALPNGAVASYSCERGFELLGPSRRVCDNGQWIPEGIPFCVLNVAAGKAPMQISTDASGIPQKAIDGSTSAFFSPETCSLTKPERVPWWYVNLLEPYMVQLVRLDFGKSCCGNGKPATIVVRVGNNRPDLGTNPICNRFTGSLEEGQPLFLPCNPPMPGAFVSVHLETNVPSQLSICEAFVYTDQALPIERCPAFRDMPPGASASYNGKCYIFYNRQPASLRDALAFCRSRGGTLINESNPALQGFISWELWRRHRSDTSSQYWMGAVRDTQDRNTWKWIGGDEVSVSFWNLPGGDEDCARYDGSKGWLWSDTNCNTQLNFICQHQPKACGRPEQPPNSTMVAPKGFDVGAFVEYSCDEGHLLVGPSQRTCLETGFYNEFPPVCKYIECGLPASIPHGGYDLINGTVGYLSSVHYKCNEGYEMIGRALLTCDIDERWNGPPPRCELIECEPLPTLFPNGVVITPNATVFGSRAEIVCNRGFIPESPDTEIFCTSTGQWSNLFPKCVEDPTSRIPSTTAAPATTRPPPPVVILSTTAVPATQYTQKRPQSRKPTRPVTRFTTSSSTTQTPLFSIEIDDGNDSDGLDGFYIGTNEDYSLPPLEVRPGIVREESPSRKPYRPGQNQNNIPKNPSVQHVPPIRVKPSYYEPSTTTTTTTTTQTPPPQTRPTTTSTRQHTTTSRNPQDIILSQHPQDNEIAGSVNIRQDQSPKVNVPFAVDNSDGESTGGTYGGIGGNSNLGAGSGDRKEAKNARLNLGAIVALGAFGGFVFLAAVITTIVIVVRRMNTLYSTARAHKKNTFSYS